One Triticum dicoccoides isolate Atlit2015 ecotype Zavitan chromosome 3B, WEW_v2.0, whole genome shotgun sequence genomic window, ctacattgccgcgCCAATTGAGCATATATGTGTGTAACTAGTCCTGTCGACTAAATATTAATGTgtatgcaactagactacattgccgcgTCAATCGCGCATATGTGTGTAcaactagtgtcctgccaactaaacatcaatgtgtgtgcaattagactaaattacaagccaactgagcatatgtgtgtgtaaCTAGTCCTTCTGACAACTAAACATCaacgtgtgtgcaactagactacattataagccaaataaacattaatgtgtgTACAACTAGAATAAATTACAAGCCAACTGATTTTAAAAAGAGTTGCACCATGTAGTATTAAAGTTGCACAATGCAGTATTTTAGTTGCGCCATATAGTATCAAAGTTGGCataaaaaaattcgtcgaaacatatccatgcaggatctagtttcaaagatctcgtcgcgATGAATCCAACGATGAAAACGGGACTGAATTCCGACGTGTGGTTTAAAAGATGCGGCTTTAAAAGAATTTGAAATCCCAAAATAAAAGTACATGGATCTGTTTTCTCTAACTAATGGGTGAACACATTTAATGCCAGCACCAACATGCGCTATGAGACAAAAaaatacacatgcatgtgtgtgacaGAGCGGCCGCTCGAGACGCCCAAATAGCGCGCGCCCACTTTTTAGATTTTAGGATAAAATTAAGATTTCCTTTCTTGTTATGTGTTTTTTTCCCTTTTGACCTATGGACTTATCCCAAACCTGAGGATTCCCCCCGCCCCGGCCCCCCACCCGTGCGTCAGCGGCTGTCGACGGCCGGCCCGCCTCGGCACCGGCCCAAGGAAACAATTCCGCCTCGGCACCGCCGCTTTCATTGCCGGAATACAAATCTTCAAAACCATCCTGTGGATCGTGCTATCCCTGCCGCGAGAAAATAAGTCAGGTATTTATTGAAATTCCGAGTCGAATTCTGTTTGGTTGCTACGCAGTTAATATAATCTGCTCCGGCAGGACGTCCCGAGGCTGTAAAAATTGTTCTTTTTTTCTATCATGGCAGATCATTGTGCTAGGAGCTGGTCGGACCTTCCCTGGGATCTTCTTGACCGCATCCTGCAACACCTTGAGCTCCCCGGAGCTCTTGCTGTGGCAGCCGTCTGCACTTCATGGCGCTCTGCCGCGGTGGCTTCCGGCGTCCGTTCTGGCACACCTTGGCTTGTGTCCCGCGAATCTGAGCCTCTCACGAAAACGAAAGGCAGTGAGTTCCGCAACGTTCTCGACCCCGATAAGATACACATGGTTAGCTATCCTCAAGGACGGCGTAACCTCTCTTGGTGTGGAGCCTCCCATGGTTGGCTCATTGCCTCTGACGAACTCTCCAATCTTTTGTTCTGCAATCCCTTCACGTTGGCCATGATCCCTCTCCCGCCTATTACTGATCTGGAATGTGTCGAGGGAGTCTACGACAATGATAGAAGCATTGCTGGTTATTATTATGGAAATTCTGACAAGCTTATCAGTCCTCCAGATTACATTGGCCGCTGGTTCTACCAGAAGGTGGTGTTGTCATCTGATCCATCTACATCTCACGACGGTGGTGACTACATTGCCATGGCCATCTATGGGAATAATCAGGTTTCTTTTGCGAGAGCAAGAGAGAACAGCTGGCGACATGGTACGGCTCTTAGTGAGATGGGGAAGGATTCATACGCTGATTGTGTCTACCACAATGGCAGATTCTACACGGTGACAATGTGTGGGGTGGTCGAGACATGGGATCTCAATAAAGAGCCAGCACATGAACCAAACAAACAGGTGATCATTGCTGGCGGGGATGGAAGATACAGGAGGATTCTTACCCGGTTCCTGGTGTCTACTCCCTGGGGTTGTCTCCTGCAGATCCGAACTCAACATCGCAATGATCATCCTAGGAAGGTCATGGTTGAGGTGTTTGAAGTCAATGTCGAGGAGCACAAACTTGTCAGACTGAGTTCTGCCACAGCCTTCCAGGAGCAcgcagtgtttgttgggttgaatgAATCCGTATGTTTGCATACCAAAgattacaaggagctaagacccaACCATGTCTATTTTGCCACACCTTGGTTGACACAGGAAGCAAATTTTGGTCTCAGGGGCTGGAAAGGTGTAGTGATTTATGACCTGGAAAATCAGacgtttgaggaagttcttcctgcaTCTAAATATTCTGCATTTTGTCCCCAGCAAGTTTGGTTCATTCCAAATATCTGAAAGACGGTACATCTCGTCAGGTTGTGGCTGTCCCGCTAAAACGATTAGTTATGTTTACTCTATTTTATCTTATATATTTGTCTCAACAAACATTACAGTGTTGCTAGTGACCGTATTCAGTTCAATATATTTTGTGGCCATGCAGTGTCTCCATTTTACTTGGCCATCATTctctgaagtactccctccgttccaaaatagatgatccaactttgtactaaccttagtacaaagttgggtcatctattttggaacggagggagtatgaaagtACACGGAAAGAGCAAACATATGCACAACCTTGATGGCGCTCGTGCCTGTGTGCTTATTAGCTTATTATTACTGTATTACCCATGATTTCGTGTTTCCGTGCTGGCGTTTTGCATAACTAGTGATACGGTTTTTTGTAAATATATGGGCACATGAAACATATTATAGTTGTACAAACAtaaccttatatattagtcaatatAATCAACGAAATCTCATATACTCAGGGAAAAGGAAGGTTTACATATACAAATTGGCTTGGTATAACAACATACACAGCAATATATGTAGTAAATACAACCAATCAATCAGCCAAGACAAGCAACATAAAAAATAAACATGTAACAGGAGACATGACTGGGCATCATAGATTGTATGGATGGTGCATTAATGAAATCTTAGAAGCACAGATTTGAAGGGGAAAAAAATCTTAGGACTCTACCCAAAGGGCCACCATGTTCAGCAACAAAGAAAAACCAGGCGAGCCAGGTGCACCTAGGCACACATTCATGGAGAAGAGTGATAACAAAGATTTCAATTAGTTGGGAAATCAAATAAATAATATACTAAATACTACTCTctccgtcctaaaattcttgtcttagattcgtctaatacggatgtatctaatactaaaacatgacttgatacatccgtatttagacaaatctaagacaagaattttgggacggaataAGTACCATACAAGTAGCGGTAGGGATTGAGTCAGCTAAATAGACTACCTTCGATGGAATTCAGTAGAATAATACAAATATCTTTAAATAAGCATAAAAGTATTTCATTTCTATTCTCAGTGGAACACTTGACTTCTAaaggctcttatattagtttacggagggagtacctcatttCACATACTCAAATCAGATACTGGTCATTTACATGATATCTTTGTTCTATTTTTCTCGGGTTATCCTAATGTCCCGACCACTGCAGCCAGGCCAAGCGGCCAAGCCTATGCAGACAACACCTCTCCCGAGACCTTTGACACAACCACCTATATTACAGATGTAAGATCTGGTGTCTAATTCGGTCTGCACCACACTTCCTGATTCCTAGGCGAGTAGTCCTGCAGAGCTGCTTTTCCAAATGAAACTTTGTAGTCCCTTTGTAATCTGAGCCTCTATACCCCCATCCCATTTAGCTAACCGACAACGGTCCACAAGAGCCAAACAGTCcggatgctttgagagagaggacaAGAGGATCCACGAGCCAATGCGGACTGAGAGACACCTCGGCCACCCCCCTTCCTTCATGATAATTCTACAGCATAATAAGAGACACCTTGACCGCCCCCTTCTTCAGGGTGATTCTACACCATACTCTCTCCTTTCATTTGTAtagggtctaatgcatttttcaaaaccgcctttgactattgacaagattaatagtactacaTGAGatctataatgtgaaaattatatcattagaaggttctttcacatacgaatttgaccgtatgctttgtgtaagttgcatgtgatatattattactctaatatttggtcaaagttagcctcgaaaaatgcattaggccctgtatagatggaaggagggagtaataaGGATGGTAGAAGGTAAATGGAGCCACACTTGGTCATACATTACAAACTTAACTATATGAAAGAAATGTGACGACTAATTAATCTTACCATATCATCAGCTAATGAATCGATGGAAATTTTAGTTATTTCAGTGGATGCATAGCAATCGTCATCGAGCTTTCACTAAATCCAATGGAAAAAAACTACAAAGTGAGCACAAAACCAATGATGCAATATAAAGAGTGTATTATGGTATAATCTTGACACACATGCTCATGGCATTACACTACAGTGAGTTCCTAAGAAGAAAAACATATCACCCCACCCACTTTGAGAAGCATTACCACTAGAGTAGATCACCTTTTTATGCTCAACACTTCTTTTTATAGTTGCTTCTGAATCGCTGGGTTGGCCCTCGCCATATCGAACATATAAACCTCTCTAGCCTACCCGCATAACTGGGGCACCTGCGCACGCTGGCCAGTATCGATCGCACGATCTTTTTAGTGTGGTACGATTTATCTCGCTGTCAATCTGTCAACCGTTGCTTTGTGTTTTACATTTTTATTGCCTATCAAAATAGATGACCGGGGGGCCTTGTTAGGTGTTTTTTTTTCAGATTTCACGTACGCTTAGTCAGGAAACCTTAGACTCACCAGCGGTAAAAGGCCAGCGCCGCATCCTCTTCGCTCGATCCTCTCCTCTCGTCCCCGCCGCCCGCTCCTCCTGCCCTCCTCCACCACCGACACCTCCGACCGCCATCGCGGCCAGCAGCCCCAGCAGTCGAACCACCACAGCAAGCGCAAGAAGAAGCCTCAGGCGCCGCCCCCACTCTCCCCCGCGCCGAGGACTCCCGTCCGCCGCGCCGGCGCCGGGACACCCAAGAAGAGCCCCGCCCTGGCCGCGCCCACCACCGACGCCAAGGACAGGCTCATCGCGTCCAAGGACCACCAACATCGGTTCGGCGTCAGCTCGAAGAAGGCGGCTGTGCAGGAGCGCGCGCGGCCGGCGTCGTCGTGGGAGCAGTTGAAGAGCCTGCTGAGCTGCCGGAGCACGACGGTGGCCGCGCGCGTGCACGACCAGGCGGCCCCGGCGCCGGGGACTACTGGGGGACGTTGCTCTGCTCCATGTTCTACGTGGCGACCGGCCGACCGTCGACGGCGCCTCCTACGCCGCGTCCGTCGTCGTCGACCGCCCCGGTCAACCGCTCCTCCCACCGCGCCCACCACTCGTCGTCATCCGCCGGGCGGTGGCGGCAAGCACCCGTCCTCCCTTCGTGGACTCTCCGGCTGCTACGAGTGCCGCGCCATCAACGTCGAGCCCGTGTCAAGGTTTTCTCTCAACTCCTCATGCCGCTGCCGCTTCTGCTTAATCCTCTTCTATTAGTTAGCTtattactactactaattaaccCACACCATTGATTAGCAACTAATTGCCATTATTGATTGGTTACAATTCAGGAGGTACCCTCGGCCGAGGGAGCTGTGCCCGTGAGGTGTTCACCAAGGCCGAGAGCTTGAAGCAGCACCAAGCCGTTCGCCATGCTGGTAAATTCTCGAAACCCCGAACCCCGCGGCCCCGCCTGCATCGATCGATACCATCCTGTAGTATTATCACGACAATTTAACCTGTCACAATGATGAGAAAGGAGAGCCTGACAGGTTAAGGTTTGGGATACCACGCCGGTAAATCAAACTAATCTATCACCTTAACCGGTCAAAGACATACCATCCTGTCACAATGACTCTGTAGACATTGCCTTTGTCGTTGCGTGCAACATTAACAGCTATATAATATGTGGCAGGAAACTATGTGATACATATCATGAGAAACGGGAGTTTGTAGTTGCCGTGGTTCTGAAGATGTAGTTTCAGAATGTAGTTATTTTGTGTCCATCAAGATTGCTGCTGTTACATGTAATTGTCATGTGAAATATGTTGCAGGGTACCTTCACAAGACAACCTTGCAGTCTGAAGACATAATCCAGAAAATCAACACATATTCTTGGAGCTTGGATGATGAGGCTGAGTATCATGCATTGATGCTATGTTTCATCTATGTGTGATAATGGAGTACCTCTTAGTAGTTTGCCTTCGGTAGGCAGGTGTTTTTTGTCTAAGTTCAAGCCTTCATTGTGAAGTATTTATAATTTCCAGCTTATAAATTTGTACGTTCACACCTTCCCAAGACCACAATCAGACTAAGAAGATGCCTAAATAAGCTGTGAGGCTGCGTATATATAAGTGTTTCTGTAAACCGATCTAAATCATTCTACTATCCGTACAACTATCTTCAATACAATTGGCATTGCATTATATTTCTAGCTACATCTCCTACTTACTCAGTACTAACATCACTTCTAACTGGTGTCACGGTCGAGTGGAAGGGTGTCCCCGGTGACGTCACGGACAAGCCAGGAGAAGGACGACGCCCGGGTTTGGCCCCGGGCCTCTGGGGAGTTGGTGATGGCGTCATGGTAGACCCGGGCCTCGGGGCAGTTGGGGAAGGTGTCATGGGGGCCCGAGCCTCCTCCTCGGACAAGGCTGCGACGATCTGAGCTCCGGTCGAGGGTGAGTCACCTCCTTTAGCCACTTCCTATTCCTCTTCCGATCCAGTCTATTATGAGTTTGTGGTAAAAGAATGAGCTCCAGTTAGGGATTTGAATTTTCCCATTAAATGTGTCCTCGTGATAGGGCAGCGACACTCCCTCGCTCGGCTGTGCGTTCGCCCGGCCAGTGTGGTGCAGCAGCAGTAGCGACCACCACTGCCAAGGAGCTCCAGCAAGCATGTGCACATGCTCTCCTTGCCCCTGAGCTCCTgcaacaacaacatcaacaacaacgTGTGTAGTATCAGTCAGAGAACTGCCACACAAATCATGTTTCTTTTATAGAAATTCCTTTATATGTTTTACAAATTTCCTGATCGGTGATTATCCATTTTATATTATGTTTTTCATCTGCAAGTGTGAGTTTTTTCCAGTCAAGTTTCTGTCTCTTGGTCTATTTCTCTTCTAATTCCATCATCACCGATTTCCTGAAGGAATTTCACTATCCTATAtcgtttttctcatttttgttgaATACATGCTTAGATGGGAGAACTTTTAACCCATCTTTTATTGCTTGCAGGTGTGGTTGTTTGGTTCCACTTGCTGTGTTCAACAGAAACTGACATCCAACACTGCTATTCTAAGGTGGTTTAATGAGGAACAGGAGGAAATTGTTGTAGGTGAGAGAGCATGGTACCCTTCTCTTCCTATTTTTGTTCGTTTCTTGAAGTGTTACTGCGAACTATTATTTATAATA contains:
- the LOC119279677 gene encoding probable F-box protein At4g22165, with protein sequence MELQHPWRCRAVLHRPSLRRGVQQGGWRHHSSWIPPAPAPHPCVSGCRRPARLGTGPRKQFRLGTAAFIAGIQIFKTILWIVLSLPRENKSDHCARSWSDLPWDLLDRILQHLELPGALAVAAVCTSWRSAAVASGVRSGTPWLVSRESEPLTKTKGSEFRNVLDPDKIHMVSYPQGRRNLSWCGASHGWLIASDELSNLLFCNPFTLAMIPLPPITDLECVEGVYDNDRSIAGYYYGNSDKLISPPDYIGRWFYQKVVLSSDPSTSHDGGDYIAMAIYGNNQVSFARARENSWRHGTALSEMGKDSYADCVYHNGRFYTVTMCGVVETWDLNKEPAHEPNKQVIIAGGDGRYRRILTRFLVSTPWGCLLQIRTQHRNDHPRKVMVEVFEVNVEEHKLVRLSSATAFQEHAVFVGLNESVCLHTKDYKELRPNHVYFATPWLTQEANFGLRGWKGVVIYDLENQTFEEVLPASKYSAFCPQQVWFIPNI